In the genome of Pseudomonas sp. P5_109, one region contains:
- a CDS encoding Rieske 2Fe-2S domain-containing protein, with amino-acid sequence MDSVVVKFNDVSQGARRRGRKRLSELLQDNPDVDPYPEGWFVIEFTSKVKTDRLISKKFFGEEVVIFRHPETHKVMVTQAHCPHLGAHFDSYRNGGCLENGIITCPYHHIKFDPQRQASRCPGSAPGRLDLKIYPTIEYHGFVLALRQRNGSTTPLPVPDLSFPEVDEDAFLYDVQSVGVFQGDMLVPLMANSDYMHFQTVHGTPEPTSDHAFRVADDGQSCFFNFEIPLRNLEKVDPQYPRAGRWRRLRRTFARPSNNAKKLPEVLTHVSAAGIGPGLAKSRWWEPQFGIDLLSWLYVTPIDPYTYELFMCHGARTIKTFNSRPVQTILNALGLQAHMLANHLYVGQEDPPFYTADKIRLAHPSLRSKDRLIDQYTGWWKSTFFTEQFQEMVDGYDLDFTRP; translated from the coding sequence ATGGATAGCGTGGTGGTTAAGTTCAATGATGTTTCACAAGGCGCAAGACGCAGAGGGCGCAAGCGGCTGAGCGAACTCTTGCAGGACAATCCTGATGTCGACCCCTATCCAGAAGGGTGGTTCGTCATCGAGTTCACCAGCAAGGTAAAAACCGACCGGCTGATATCGAAGAAGTTCTTTGGCGAAGAAGTGGTGATATTCCGTCATCCCGAAACGCACAAAGTCATGGTCACGCAGGCTCACTGCCCGCATCTAGGCGCGCATTTCGACAGCTATCGCAACGGTGGCTGCCTGGAAAACGGCATCATCACTTGCCCGTACCATCACATTAAGTTCGATCCCCAGCGGCAGGCGTCGCGGTGCCCCGGCAGTGCCCCGGGCCGCCTGGACCTGAAAATCTATCCGACCATCGAGTACCACGGTTTCGTGCTTGCCCTGCGCCAGCGCAATGGCAGTACGACACCGCTGCCGGTGCCGGACCTGTCGTTTCCCGAGGTTGATGAAGATGCGTTTTTGTACGACGTGCAGTCGGTCGGCGTGTTCCAGGGCGACATGCTGGTGCCGCTGATGGCCAACTCCGACTACATGCACTTCCAGACCGTACATGGCACGCCCGAGCCGACCAGTGATCATGCCTTTCGTGTTGCCGACGACGGCCAATCATGTTTCTTCAACTTCGAAATTCCTTTGCGCAATCTTGAAAAGGTCGACCCCCAATACCCGAGGGCCGGCCGCTGGCGTCGGTTGCGGCGCACCTTCGCCCGCCCCTCGAACAACGCTAAAAAACTGCCGGAAGTCTTGACGCATGTGAGTGCTGCGGGGATCGGCCCGGGGCTGGCCAAGAGCCGCTGGTGGGAGCCGCAGTTCGGCATCGACCTGCTGTCCTGGCTGTACGTCACCCCCATCGATCCGTACACCTATGAGCTGTTCATGTGCCACGGCGCCCGCACCATCAAAACGTTCAACTCGCGCCCGGTACAGACCATTCTCAATGCGCTCGGCCTGCAGGCGCACATGCTTGCGAACCATCTCTATGTCGGTCAGGAAGACCCGCCTTTCTACACCGCCGACAAGATCCGCCTGGCCCACCCGTCCCTGCGCAGCAAAGACAGGCTGATCGACCAGTACACCGGCTGGTGGAAGTCGACGTTTTTCACTGAGCAATTCCAGGAGATGGTTGATGGCTACGACCTCGACTTCACCCGTCCCTGA
- the paaY gene encoding phenylacetic acid degradation protein PaaY, whose product MTCYSLDGLTPVVDPSAYVHPSAVLIGDVIIGPHCYVGPLASLRGDFGRIVLEEGANLQDTCVMHGFPDSDTVVERNGHIGHGAVLHGCRIGADALVGMNAVVMDNARIGPRSFVSAAAFVKAGFECPEQSLVMGAPASVKRSLSDQEVAWKQAGTREYQQLAQRCLTQMQVCEPLREPEPDRPRISDSGLRPKGSAL is encoded by the coding sequence ATGACCTGTTACAGCCTTGATGGCCTGACTCCGGTGGTTGACCCGAGCGCCTATGTGCATCCATCCGCCGTATTGATCGGTGACGTGATCATCGGCCCGCATTGCTATGTCGGTCCGCTGGCCAGCCTGCGCGGGGACTTCGGGCGGATCGTGCTGGAGGAGGGGGCCAACCTGCAGGACACCTGCGTGATGCACGGCTTTCCCGACAGCGACACCGTGGTCGAGCGCAACGGTCACATCGGCCACGGCGCGGTGCTGCACGGATGCCGGATCGGCGCCGACGCATTGGTGGGCATGAATGCGGTGGTCATGGACAACGCCCGGATCGGCCCTCGTTCATTCGTTTCGGCGGCGGCATTTGTAAAGGCTGGCTTCGAATGCCCGGAGCAGTCGCTGGTCATGGGCGCGCCGGCCAGCGTCAAGCGCAGCCTCAGTGATCAGGAAGTGGCGTGGAAACAGGCCGGCACCCGGGAATATCAGCAACTGGCCCAGCGTTGCCTTACGCAAATGCAGGTTTGCGAACCGCTGAGGGAACCGGAGCCAGATCGCCCGCGTATCAGCGACAGCGGGTTGCGGCCAAAGGGCAGCGCCTTGTAA
- the tynA gene encoding primary-amine oxidase: MFSSKASPKRTPLARLALAVTLSALGLPFWANTAQAHGGHADMVPLQAGLEEFGATVKWDDYANLFTIAKDGVYLQVKPDSKVAMLNGKRIELTVPVVFKDHTAFMSTDFINQVFQSGLDKTFVVETRPSPLNPLSAAEITTAVDIVKQSENYKPGFRFTEVSVKEPPKDQVWNFVFTGQNVTQAREASIVVLDGKHVIEALVDLDKKELKSWKPIEGAHGMVLLDDFATVQTAVETSPEYAQALAKRGINDVKKVVATPLTVGYFDGKDGLAQDKRLLKIVSYLNTDDGNYWAHPIEGLVAIVDLEQKKLIKIEDEALIPVPMKPTPYDGRGRQGVAVKPLEIIEPEGKNYTISGNSIHWQNWDFHVRLDSRVGPILSTVTYDDKGKKRKIMYEGSLGGMIVPYGDPDVGWYFKAYLDSGDYGMGTLTSPIARGKDAPQNAVLLDATIADYTGAPTAIPRAMAVFERYAGPEYKHQEMGQPNLSTERRELVVRWISTVGNYDYIFDWVFQQNGTIGIDAGATGIEAVKGVKSKTMHEDTAKEDTRYGTLLDHNIVGTTHQHIYNFRLDMDVDGEQNSLVEVNPVVLPNDRGGPRTSTMQTETKVVGTEQQAAQKFDPSTVRLLTNFSKENKVGNPVSYQLIPYAGGTHPVAKGANFGKDEWLYHRLSFMDKQLWVTQYNPEEKYPEGKYPNRSDKDSGLGQFTQDNHSIENTDDVVWLTTGTTHIARAEEWPIMPTEWVHVLLKPWNFFDETPTLNLNAPK, from the coding sequence ATGTTCAGCTCCAAAGCATCGCCCAAAAGAACACCGCTTGCCCGCCTCGCCCTGGCCGTCACCCTGAGCGCCCTCGGCCTGCCTTTCTGGGCGAACACGGCCCAGGCCCACGGCGGTCATGCCGACATGGTGCCGCTGCAAGCGGGTCTTGAGGAATTTGGCGCCACGGTGAAATGGGACGACTACGCCAACCTGTTCACGATTGCCAAGGACGGGGTCTATCTCCAGGTCAAGCCCGACAGCAAAGTGGCAATGCTCAACGGCAAGCGCATCGAGCTGACGGTGCCAGTGGTGTTCAAGGACCATACGGCGTTCATGTCCACCGACTTCATCAACCAGGTGTTCCAGTCCGGGCTGGACAAGACCTTCGTCGTCGAGACCCGCCCCAGCCCGCTCAACCCGCTGAGCGCAGCCGAAATCACCACGGCCGTGGACATCGTCAAGCAATCGGAAAACTACAAACCCGGTTTCCGCTTCACCGAAGTCTCGGTCAAGGAGCCGCCCAAGGATCAAGTGTGGAACTTCGTGTTCACCGGGCAGAACGTCACCCAGGCGCGTGAGGCCTCGATCGTGGTGCTCGACGGCAAGCACGTGATCGAAGCGCTGGTCGACCTCGACAAGAAAGAACTCAAGTCCTGGAAACCGATAGAAGGCGCCCACGGCATGGTTTTGCTGGACGATTTCGCCACGGTGCAGACGGCTGTGGAAACCAGCCCGGAGTATGCCCAGGCCCTGGCCAAGCGCGGCATCAATGACGTGAAAAAGGTCGTGGCGACGCCGCTGACCGTCGGTTACTTCGACGGCAAGGACGGCCTGGCGCAAGACAAGCGCCTGCTGAAAATCGTCAGCTACCTCAACACCGATGACGGCAACTACTGGGCGCACCCGATCGAGGGCCTGGTGGCGATTGTCGACCTGGAACAGAAAAAGCTGATCAAGATCGAAGACGAAGCACTGATCCCGGTGCCGATGAAACCGACGCCTTATGACGGCCGCGGCCGCCAGGGCGTCGCCGTCAAGCCGCTGGAAATCATCGAGCCCGAGGGCAAGAACTACACCATCAGCGGCAATAGCATTCACTGGCAGAACTGGGACTTCCACGTTCGCCTCGACTCGCGGGTCGGCCCGATCCTGTCCACCGTCACTTACGACGACAAGGGCAAGAAACGCAAGATCATGTACGAAGGCTCCCTGGGCGGCATGATCGTGCCTTACGGCGACCCCGACGTCGGCTGGTACTTCAAGGCCTACCTCGACTCCGGCGACTACGGCATGGGCACCCTGACTTCACCGATTGCCCGTGGCAAAGACGCCCCGCAAAACGCCGTGCTGCTGGACGCCACCATCGCCGACTACACCGGCGCACCGACTGCGATCCCGCGCGCCATGGCGGTGTTCGAACGCTACGCCGGCCCGGAATACAAACACCAGGAAATGGGCCAGCCCAACCTCAGCACCGAGCGTCGTGAACTGGTGGTGCGGTGGATCAGCACCGTGGGCAACTACGACTACATCTTCGACTGGGTCTTCCAGCAGAACGGCACCATCGGCATCGACGCCGGCGCCACCGGCATCGAAGCGGTCAAGGGTGTGAAATCGAAAACCATGCACGAAGACACCGCCAAGGAAGACACGCGCTACGGCACCCTGCTCGATCACAACATCGTCGGCACCACGCACCAGCACATCTACAACTTCCGCCTCGACATGGACGTGGACGGCGAGCAGAACTCACTGGTGGAAGTGAACCCGGTGGTGTTGCCCAACGACCGTGGCGGCCCGCGCACCAGCACCATGCAGACCGAAACCAAGGTAGTCGGCACCGAGCAACAGGCGGCGCAGAAATTCGACCCGTCGACCGTGCGCCTGCTGACCAACTTCAGCAAGGAGAACAAGGTCGGCAACCCGGTTTCCTATCAGTTGATCCCGTACGCCGGTGGTACGCACCCGGTGGCCAAGGGCGCCAACTTCGGCAAGGACGAATGGCTCTACCACCGCCTGAGTTTCATGGACAAGCAGCTGTGGGTGACCCAATACAACCCCGAGGAAAAGTACCCGGAAGGCAAGTACCCGAACCGCTCGGACAAGGACTCGGGCCTGGGGCAGTTCACCCAGGACAACCACTCCATCGAGAACACCGACGATGTGGTCTGGCTGACCACCGGCACCACCCACATCGCCCGTGCCGAAGAGTGGCCGATCATGCCGACCGAGTGGGTGCATGTGCTGTTGAAGCCGTGGAACTTCTTCGACGAAACGCCGACGTTGAACCTCAACGCACCAAAATAA
- the paaH gene encoding 3-hydroxyacyl-CoA dehydrogenase PaaH, with the protein MTALNTSARIAVIGAGAMGAGIAQVAAQAGHPVLLLDNRPGAAAQAIEGIDRQLGKRVESGKLPAESRSATIARLQAVEAIEALADCDLIIEAIVENLEVKRALFRQLEDICGEHCILASNTSSLSITSIAAQLEHPERLLGLHFFNPAPVMALVEIVSGLASDPALAECLYDTAKAWGKKPVHTRSTPGFIVNRVARPFYAESLRLVQEGAADCPTLDALMREAGGFAMGAFELTDLIGHDVNYAVTCSVFDAYYQDTRFLPSLIQKELVDGGRLGRKSGQGFYSYAQGAERPHAAEINSAAKVEVCAVEGDLGIAKGLLARLHEQGVEIIQRDGQGLLRVGDAVLALSDGRMACQRAREDGLRNLILLDLAFDYDKAERIAISYSAGIDPQALDQGVALLQRAGLKISLLSDSPALAVLRTVAMLANEAADALLQGVASAADIDLAMRAGVNYPQGPLAWADAIGLGHILNVLENLQASYGEERYRPSLLLRRRVAEGRNFHD; encoded by the coding sequence ATGACCGCACTGAACACGTCTGCACGCATCGCGGTGATCGGCGCCGGCGCCATGGGGGCCGGTATTGCCCAGGTCGCGGCACAGGCCGGTCATCCGGTGTTGCTCCTGGACAACCGCCCGGGCGCTGCCGCTCAGGCCATCGAGGGCATTGATCGGCAACTGGGCAAACGGGTCGAGAGCGGCAAACTGCCAGCCGAATCGCGCAGCGCAACAATTGCCCGCCTGCAAGCCGTGGAAGCCATCGAAGCCCTGGCCGACTGCGACCTGATCATCGAGGCCATCGTCGAGAACCTCGAGGTCAAGCGCGCACTGTTCCGCCAGCTCGAAGACATTTGCGGCGAGCACTGCATTCTGGCCAGCAACACCTCGTCGCTGTCGATCACCAGCATCGCCGCGCAGCTTGAACATCCAGAACGCCTGCTCGGCCTGCACTTCTTCAACCCGGCGCCGGTGATGGCGCTGGTGGAAATCGTTTCCGGCCTGGCCAGCGACCCGGCCCTTGCCGAATGCCTGTACGACACGGCCAAGGCCTGGGGCAAAAAACCGGTGCACACCCGCTCGACGCCGGGCTTCATCGTCAACCGCGTGGCCCGACCGTTCTATGCCGAAAGCTTGCGCCTGGTGCAGGAAGGCGCTGCCGATTGCCCGACCCTGGATGCGCTGATGCGCGAAGCCGGCGGGTTTGCCATGGGCGCATTCGAACTGACCGATTTGATCGGCCACGACGTCAACTACGCCGTGACCTGTTCAGTGTTCGATGCCTATTACCAGGACACGCGCTTCCTGCCGTCACTGATCCAGAAAGAACTGGTGGACGGTGGGCGCCTGGGACGCAAGAGCGGTCAGGGTTTCTACAGCTATGCCCAAGGTGCGGAGCGCCCGCACGCCGCTGAAATCAACAGCGCTGCGAAGGTCGAGGTTTGTGCTGTGGAAGGCGACCTCGGTATCGCTAAAGGCTTGCTCGCACGCTTGCATGAACAAGGCGTCGAGATCATCCAGCGCGATGGTCAAGGCTTGCTGCGCGTCGGTGACGCCGTGCTGGCCTTGAGCGACGGGCGCATGGCCTGTCAGCGCGCTCGCGAAGACGGGCTGCGCAACCTGATCCTGCTGGACCTGGCGTTCGACTACGACAAAGCCGAGCGCATTGCGATCAGTTACTCGGCCGGTATCGACCCTCAGGCACTCGACCAAGGCGTGGCGCTGCTGCAACGGGCCGGCCTGAAGATCAGCCTGCTCAGCGACAGCCCGGCCCTCGCCGTACTGCGCACCGTCGCCATGCTTGCCAACGAAGCCGCCGACGCCCTGCTGCAAGGCGTGGCCTCGGCCGCCGACATCGACCTGGCCATGCGCGCCGGGGTCAATTATCCACAAGGGCCGCTGGCCTGGGCGGATGCCATCGGTCTGGGGCACATCCTGAACGTGCTGGAAAACCTGCAAGCCAGTTATGGCGAAGAACGCTACCGGCCATCGCTGTTGTTGCGCCGCCGGGTTGCCGAAGGGAGAAACTTCCATGACTAA
- the paaG gene encoding 2-(1,2-epoxy-1,2-dihydrophenyl)acetyl-CoA isomerase PaaG, translated as MNFEHILFSIDAGVALLSLNRPEQLNSFNTQMHGEVKEALKQVRQNPDVRVLLLTGEGRGFCAGQDLSDRNVAPGSAVPDLGESIEKFYNPLIRQLRDLPLPVICAVNGVAAGAGANIPLACDLVLAARSASFIQAFCKIGLIPDSGGTWTLPRLVGMARAKALALLGNRLTAEQAEQWGLIYQCVDDADLRDEALKLARHLATQPTYGLALIKRSLNASLSNTFDEQLELERDLQRLAGRSEDYREGVGAFMEKRTPSFKGR; from the coding sequence ATGAACTTCGAACACATCCTGTTTTCCATCGACGCCGGCGTTGCCCTGCTCAGCCTCAATCGGCCGGAGCAACTCAACAGCTTCAACACCCAGATGCACGGCGAAGTGAAGGAAGCGCTCAAGCAAGTGCGGCAGAACCCGGACGTGCGCGTCCTGCTGCTGACCGGTGAAGGCCGCGGCTTCTGCGCAGGGCAAGACCTGAGCGACCGCAATGTCGCGCCGGGCAGCGCCGTGCCGGATCTGGGCGAATCCATCGAGAAGTTCTACAACCCGCTGATCCGCCAGCTGCGCGACCTGCCGCTGCCGGTGATCTGCGCGGTCAACGGCGTTGCCGCTGGCGCCGGCGCGAATATTCCGCTGGCCTGCGACCTGGTCCTGGCCGCCCGTTCGGCCAGCTTCATCCAGGCGTTCTGCAAGATCGGCCTGATCCCGGATTCCGGTGGCACCTGGACCCTGCCGCGCCTTGTGGGCATGGCTCGGGCCAAGGCATTGGCACTACTGGGCAACCGTCTTACCGCCGAACAAGCCGAGCAATGGGGCTTGATCTACCAGTGCGTGGACGACGCTGATTTGCGCGACGAAGCCCTGAAACTGGCGCGCCACCTGGCGACTCAACCGACCTATGGTCTGGCGCTGATCAAGCGCAGCCTGAATGCCAGCCTGAGTAACACCTTCGACGAGCAGCTTGAGCTTGAGCGCGACCTGCAACGCCTGGCCGGGCGCAGCGAGGACTATCGCGAAGGCGTCGGCGCCTTCATGGAAAAACGCACCCCAAGCTTCAAGGGGCGCTGA
- a CDS encoding LysR family transcriptional regulator: MTQCKNARSPFKWDDLRFFLAVAQAGSLLGASKTLRVDRTTVARRIDALERSIGKRLFSSEDGISRTTEVGNAVLKASERVSDEITELEHLLYGSHEGVEGTVKIAVAQGLGDAFIQDILALHEVHPRISIEIVSVANPMTLVAERKADLGIGDAYERPDRLESALLGNLEIAMYGSTARSGQLPTTWIGWSDYAPKPFVDWVNDHVGQGESISTKVNSWEALQSAVLAGGAAAPLWCMLADSNPRLERLCDAEAHYIALWLASPQGLKRLPSHEAAWRFLRKRIAEHVTAADKS; the protein is encoded by the coding sequence ATGACCCAATGCAAAAACGCCCGAAGCCCGTTCAAATGGGACGATCTGCGCTTCTTTCTCGCGGTAGCCCAGGCAGGTTCTCTGCTTGGGGCAAGCAAAACATTGCGCGTTGACCGGACAACCGTTGCCCGTCGCATCGATGCGCTGGAACGCTCGATCGGCAAGCGGCTTTTCTCCTCCGAGGACGGGATAAGCCGCACCACCGAAGTGGGTAACGCGGTCTTGAAGGCCTCGGAACGCGTCAGTGACGAAATCACCGAACTCGAACACCTGTTGTATGGCAGTCATGAAGGTGTCGAAGGGACAGTCAAGATCGCTGTCGCGCAAGGACTGGGGGATGCCTTCATCCAGGACATACTGGCACTGCATGAGGTCCATCCGCGGATCAGCATCGAGATTGTCAGCGTCGCCAATCCGATGACCCTGGTCGCCGAGCGCAAGGCTGACCTGGGCATCGGCGATGCCTACGAGCGCCCGGACCGTCTGGAGAGTGCCCTGCTCGGCAACCTTGAAATTGCCATGTACGGCTCGACCGCGCGCAGCGGCCAACTGCCCACCACCTGGATCGGATGGAGCGACTATGCGCCCAAGCCCTTCGTTGACTGGGTCAACGACCATGTCGGCCAGGGTGAATCCATCAGTACGAAGGTGAACAGCTGGGAAGCACTGCAAAGCGCGGTCCTGGCCGGGGGAGCCGCCGCGCCCCTGTGGTGCATGTTGGCCGATAGCAACCCGCGCCTCGAAAGACTCTGCGATGCCGAGGCTCATTACATAGCGCTCTGGCTCGCATCACCGCAAGGGTTGAAGCGCCTGCCGTCCCACGAGGCCGCCTGGCGTTTCCTGCGTAAACGGATTGCCGAACACGTGACCGCGGCAGACAAGAGTTGA
- the paaI gene encoding hydroxyphenylacetyl-CoA thioesterase PaaI: MTNHEAMSLASECAQSLFQRDAASQAMGMRLLSAGPGCARVGMTVRADMLQGHGTCHGGYLFALADSAFAFACNSYNEATVAIGCSIDYIAPARLGDTLNADCIEQSRSGRTGNYDVRIENQQGQLIALFHGKSYKVRGPVLTQETPNE; encoded by the coding sequence ATGACTAACCATGAAGCGATGTCCCTGGCCAGTGAATGCGCGCAATCGTTGTTCCAGCGCGACGCCGCCAGCCAGGCCATGGGTATGCGCCTGCTCTCCGCCGGCCCCGGCTGCGCACGAGTGGGCATGACCGTGCGCGCCGACATGCTGCAGGGCCACGGCACGTGCCACGGCGGTTACCTGTTCGCCCTCGCCGATTCGGCGTTTGCCTTTGCCTGCAACAGCTACAACGAGGCCACCGTGGCCATCGGTTGCAGCATCGACTACATCGCCCCGGCCCGCCTGGGCGACACGCTGAACGCCGACTGCATCGAGCAGAGCCGTTCCGGGCGCACCGGCAACTACGACGTACGCATTGAAAACCAACAGGGCCAGTTGATCGCCCTGTTCCATGGCAAATCCTACAAAGTGCGCGGCCCGGTGCTGACGCAGGAGACCCCGAATGAATGA
- the feaR gene encoding transcriptional regulator FeaR, with translation MISTTAQRHDGFDQWIHQINQICGAFNAQPLGSEFAGRIREYQSDALKLSFVDACQARLYRTPQEVAAGEGGKYFAVFQLDGTAGMAQGDNKVLLSPGDITLIDAARPSDFTYSENSRQLSLILPYQLVEQTLRFNQVKCGHRIAATSPIAMLSHRLILDATHQQHLTRQESEATLEAIVSLLRPAISQAEDGEDSHERIFRKTLTCIDENIRSEDLCPEWLAREVGMSTRGLYRMFAKKGLVVARYIKNRRLDLCAESLRRSGREEKLSVLGYSWGFSDSSYFSTAFKSRFGIAPGEYRKRHA, from the coding sequence ATGATTTCTACCACAGCACAGCGCCATGATGGGTTCGACCAGTGGATCCATCAGATCAACCAGATCTGCGGCGCCTTCAACGCACAACCCCTGGGCAGCGAATTTGCCGGGCGCATCCGCGAATACCAGAGCGATGCGCTCAAGCTCAGTTTCGTCGACGCGTGCCAGGCGCGGTTGTACCGTACGCCCCAGGAAGTTGCGGCGGGTGAGGGCGGCAAGTATTTCGCGGTGTTCCAGCTCGACGGTACAGCGGGCATGGCCCAGGGCGACAACAAGGTCCTGCTGTCCCCCGGCGACATCACGCTGATCGATGCCGCGCGGCCCAGCGATTTCACCTACAGCGAAAACTCCCGGCAGTTGTCGTTGATCCTGCCGTATCAACTGGTCGAGCAAACCCTGCGCTTCAATCAGGTCAAGTGCGGCCACCGGATTGCCGCGACCTCACCCATTGCGATGCTCTCGCACCGGCTGATCCTCGATGCCACCCACCAACAGCACCTGACCCGCCAGGAAAGCGAAGCGACCCTGGAGGCGATTGTCAGCCTGCTGCGCCCGGCCATCAGCCAGGCCGAGGATGGCGAAGACTCCCATGAGCGCATCTTCCGCAAGACGCTCACCTGCATCGACGAAAACATACGCTCCGAAGACCTGTGCCCGGAATGGCTGGCGCGGGAAGTCGGCATGTCCACCCGTGGCCTGTACCGGATGTTTGCCAAGAAAGGACTGGTGGTGGCGCGCTACATCAAGAACCGCCGCCTGGACCTGTGCGCCGAATCCCTGCGCCGCTCAGGCAGGGAGGAGAAGTTGTCGGTGCTGGGTTATTCCTGGGGGTTTTCCGATTCCAGTTACTTCTCCACCGCGTTCAAATCACGCTTCGGCATTGCGCCGGGGGAGTATCGCAAGCGGCATGCTTGA
- the paaX gene encoding phenylacetic acid degradation operon negative regulatory protein PaaX, translating to MSSLTPLNHLITRFQEQTPIRASSLIITLYGDAIEPHGGTVWLGSLIQLLEPIGINERLIRTSIFRLTKEGWLTAEKVGRRSYYSLTGTGRRRFDKAFKRVYSTTMPAWDGSWCLVMLSQLTQDKRKQVREELEWQGFGAISPMVLACPRSDRSDVNATLLDLGVQEDTIVFETTAQDVLASKALRLQVRESWNIEELAAHYSEFIQLFRPLWQALREQENLQPADCFLARVLLIHEYRKLLLRDPQLPDELLPGDWEGRAARQLCRNIYRLIYAKAEEWLNAALETADGPLPDVGESFYRRFGGLK from the coding sequence ATGTCGTCCCTGACTCCCTTGAACCATCTGATTACCCGCTTCCAGGAGCAGACGCCGATCCGCGCCAGTTCCTTGATCATCACGTTGTACGGGGATGCCATCGAACCCCATGGCGGCACCGTGTGGCTGGGCAGCCTGATTCAATTGCTCGAACCGATCGGCATCAACGAACGGCTGATCCGCACCTCGATTTTTCGCCTGACCAAGGAGGGCTGGCTGACCGCCGAGAAAGTCGGCCGCCGCAGTTACTACAGCCTGACCGGCACCGGTCGCCGGCGTTTCGACAAGGCTTTCAAGCGGGTCTACAGCACCACGATGCCGGCCTGGGATGGTTCCTGGTGCCTGGTGATGCTCTCGCAGCTGACCCAGGATAAACGCAAGCAGGTGCGCGAGGAACTGGAGTGGCAAGGCTTCGGCGCGATTTCGCCGATGGTGCTGGCCTGTCCGCGCAGTGACCGGTCCGACGTCAACGCGACCCTGCTCGACCTTGGCGTCCAGGAAGACACCATTGTCTTCGAAACCACCGCTCAGGACGTACTGGCCTCCAAGGCGCTGCGCCTGCAAGTGCGCGAGAGCTGGAACATCGAGGAGCTGGCCGCTCACTACAGCGAATTCATCCAGCTGTTCCGGCCGCTGTGGCAAGCGCTGCGCGAGCAGGAAAACCTGCAACCGGCCGACTGCTTCCTGGCGCGGGTACTGCTGATTCACGAGTACCGCAAGCTGCTGCTGCGCGACCCGCAATTGCCGGACGAGTTGCTGCCCGGCGATTGGGAAGGCCGCGCCGCCCGCCAGTTATGCCGCAACATTTATCGTTTGATCTACGCCAAGGCCGAAGAATGGCTGAACGCTGCACTGGAAACGGCCGACGGCCCGTTGCCGGATGTCGGTGAAAGCTTCTACCGGCGTTTTGGCGGACTGAAATAA
- the paaF gene encoding 2,3-dehydroadipyl-CoA hydratase PaaF: MPLTLAVELIEPGVRLITLQRPQALNALTTELLGELADELNIAQADPDTRVVVLTGSRKAFAAGADIKEMAERNLVGILDDPRQASWQTITRFSKPLIAAVNGFALGGGCELAMHADIIIAGEDARFGQPEINLGIMPGAGGTQRLLRAVGKSMAMQMVLTGEPIDARQAQRAGLVSEVTQPEFTVDRALHIARSIAAKAPLAVRLAKESLLKAMDTDLASGLRFERHAFTVLAGTRDRDEGIAAFQDKRSPTFTGQ; this comes from the coding sequence ATGCCTCTAACCCTTGCCGTCGAATTGATCGAGCCTGGCGTCCGCCTGATTACCCTGCAGCGCCCGCAAGCCCTGAACGCCTTGACCACCGAGTTGCTGGGCGAGCTGGCCGATGAACTGAACATCGCGCAAGCCGACCCGGACACCCGCGTCGTGGTCCTCACCGGCAGCCGCAAGGCCTTCGCCGCCGGCGCCGACATCAAGGAAATGGCCGAACGCAACCTGGTCGGCATCCTCGACGACCCGCGCCAGGCCTCGTGGCAAACCATTACCCGCTTCAGCAAACCGCTGATCGCCGCCGTCAACGGCTTCGCCCTCGGCGGTGGCTGCGAACTGGCGATGCACGCCGACATCATCATTGCCGGTGAAGACGCGCGCTTCGGCCAGCCGGAAATCAACCTCGGGATCATGCCCGGCGCCGGCGGCACCCAACGCCTGCTGCGCGCCGTCGGCAAGTCCATGGCCATGCAGATGGTGCTGACCGGTGAGCCGATCGATGCCCGCCAGGCCCAGCGCGCCGGCCTGGTCAGCGAAGTGACCCAGCCGGAGTTCACCGTCGACCGCGCCCTGCACATCGCTCGCAGCATCGCCGCCAAGGCACCGCTGGCCGTGCGTCTGGCCAAGGAGTCGCTGCTCAAGGCCATGGACACCGACCTCGCCAGCGGCCTGCGCTTCGAGCGCCACGCGTTCACCGTGCTGGCCGGCACCCGCGACCGCGACGAGGGCATTGCCGCCTTCCAGGACAAGCGCAGCCCGACTTTCACCGGGCAATAA